Proteins encoded by one window of Xanthomonas sp. DAR 80977:
- a CDS encoding diguanylate cyclase domain-containing protein: MSKGKRRRNLAQRVALYLFVTAAWAVLAGSEYSSLRDARNTALQTARTNTLNLASSLAQHTSDSFAIAETVLSGVVAGVESGQLTPQTLHDALRDEVDRSDRVHVIVVYDAHGHAVNSSLPAGAQHRDVSDPASFAHHRHHDDRLALLSGPIRSPADGAWIVPLTRRLNKPDGSFDGVVLVGIPLAYFVRFHRMFDTGHGGSIAIVDDDGIVVSRYPGDAGGSGGSIAGTPFHRTMLRLRRGWISAVSPIDGVERISGFAHAQRYPFWVVIGMSTDEVLAPWRAVALRRSCVALLACALFIGLGMWLDQQLRRMQASETRLSTEAWNDPLTGLYNRRGFDYKLHSALQQSAAVHASVALLMIDVDHFKRYNDTYGHVNGDACLRQVGQALAACAQRPHDVAARYGGEEFAIVLPFTDQAGAQTLAQQVRVAVRDLDLPHASSPTDARVTVSIGIASVGAQDQHRSAAGLIGMADAALYRAKQAGRDRFST; encoded by the coding sequence ATGAGCAAGGGCAAGCGCCGCAGAAACCTGGCCCAGCGCGTGGCGCTGTACCTGTTCGTCACCGCCGCGTGGGCGGTGCTGGCCGGGTCGGAGTACTCGTCGCTGCGCGACGCCAGGAACACCGCGTTGCAGACCGCACGGACCAACACGCTGAACCTGGCCAGCTCCCTCGCCCAGCACACCAGCGATTCGTTCGCCATCGCCGAGACGGTGCTGTCGGGCGTCGTCGCCGGTGTCGAGAGCGGCCAACTGACGCCGCAGACCCTGCACGACGCCCTGCGCGACGAGGTCGACCGCTCCGACCGGGTGCATGTCATCGTCGTCTACGACGCGCACGGGCACGCGGTGAACTCGTCGCTCCCGGCAGGCGCGCAGCACCGCGACGTTTCCGACCCGGCCTCCTTCGCGCACCACCGGCACCACGACGACCGCCTGGCGCTGCTGAGCGGCCCGATCCGCAGCCCGGCCGACGGCGCGTGGATCGTTCCGCTGACCCGGCGCCTCAACAAGCCCGACGGTTCCTTCGACGGCGTGGTGCTGGTCGGCATCCCGCTCGCGTACTTCGTGCGCTTCCACCGCATGTTCGACACCGGCCATGGCGGATCGATCGCCATCGTCGACGACGACGGCATCGTCGTCTCCCGCTACCCCGGCGACGCCGGCGGCAGCGGCGGGAGCATCGCCGGCACGCCATTCCATCGGACCATGCTGCGCTTGCGCCGCGGCTGGATCTCCGCCGTATCGCCCATCGACGGGGTGGAGCGGATTTCCGGATTCGCCCATGCCCAGCGCTATCCGTTCTGGGTGGTGATCGGCATGTCCACCGACGAAGTGCTCGCGCCCTGGCGGGCGGTTGCCCTGCGCCGCTCGTGCGTCGCCCTCCTCGCCTGCGCGCTGTTCATCGGACTGGGCATGTGGCTGGACCAGCAGCTGCGGCGCATGCAGGCCAGCGAGACCAGGTTGAGCACGGAAGCCTGGAACGACCCGCTCACCGGCCTCTACAACCGGCGCGGCTTCGACTACAAGCTGCACAGCGCGCTGCAGCAGAGCGCGGCCGTGCACGCCAGCGTCGCGCTGCTGATGATCGATGTGGACCACTTCAAGCGCTACAACGACACCTACGGACACGTGAATGGCGACGCCTGCCTGCGGCAAGTGGGACAGGCGCTGGCGGCCTGCGCACAGCGGCCGCACGATGTCGCCGCCCGCTACGGCGGCGAGGAATTCGCGATCGTGCTGCCCTTCACCGACCAGGCGGGCGCGCAGACGCTGGCGCAGCAGGTACGCGTGGCGGTGCGCGACCTGGACCTGCCGCACGCCTCCAGCCCGACCGACGCCCGGGTGACAGTGAGCATCGGCATTGCAAGCGTGGGCGCGCAGGACCAGCACCGGTCGGCCGCGGGCCTGATCGGCATGGCCGATGCCGCGCTGTACCGGGCCAAGCAGGCGGGCCGGGACCGGTTTTCCACGTAG
- a CDS encoding GH92 family glycosyl hydrolase has product MTFRPPFAHLPDASRRWLASVVAAALLLAGTGAACADDSGFASSFERGEPAPAPAAQPGQQGVQVAVGNGPAHPYAAKAGMGYTGLHALRYRAAAAGRASLFAVDVAVEPDTVLSWMVLPEIVDGDTVASTGVAVDLLFDDGRRLSELGVEDQHGALVSAQGQAASQTLYPQQWALKQVRLGEVAALRGRRIRAIELQVQPGAGKLASGWIDDVALRREAAPQAARRPSDEVVTTRGTQSNGTFSRGNNLPATAMPHGFNFWVPATDAGSLGWLYRWNEQNGDDNRPRLQALSISHEPSPWMGDRQTFQVMPSSTRGVPEADRGKRALAFGHDHEEARPHLYRVDFDNGIRAELAPSERAAIFRFRFPRGGDANLLFDNVDARGGLTLDAATQTLRGYSDTRSGLSNGATRLFVYARFDRPWIASGKIATGRPTGYVKFAPGADREVVMRIATSLISVEQAQRNLQQEIGDAGFDVVRARAQDAWEAVLGRVQVQGASHDQRVTLYSNLYRLFLYPNIAHENVGDAAHPDWRHADQNTWSKDSAGGDAERSSAPVAPGKVYVNNGFWDTFRTSWPAYALFAPEQAGAMIDGFLQQYRDGGWVARWSSPGYADLMVGTSSDVAFADAWLKGVRGFDAHEAYAAALRNATVVPPVANVGRKGLARSMYRGYAANDVHEGLSWTLESALNDFGLAQMAQALAAEDTDPQRAQRYREEAEYFQARATDYVSLFDPATGFFRGRTPSGQWGVPASGFDPRVWGGDYTEANAWTFAFTTPHDAAGLAGLLGGEDALATRLDAFFATPETADPQFAGSYGGVIHEMTEARDVRMGMYAHSNQPSHHIPWMYVAAGQPWKTQRLTREVLRRLYLGSEIGQGYPGDEDNGEMSAWYLFAMLGLYPLRMGAPEYVIGSPAFPRAEVALGAGRKLVVIARNNSARNVYVQSLTLNGKPWDKAWLRHRDIAGGGTLEFVMGDTPSRWGSGAAALPPSLTPPGSAPRSLQDVASQAVAVSVNGQAKAAALIDDDATTALSLPAGASVDLRLATPTRATHYTLTNADSALSGLAWTLEGRNGDGVWTMLDQRRAQAFAWARQLRPFRIARPGAYAAYRLRLEAGEGVALAEIELLQPVARQAAP; this is encoded by the coding sequence ATGACGTTCCGCCCGCCCTTCGCGCACCTGCCTGATGCTTCGCGCCGGTGGCTGGCGTCCGTCGTTGCGGCGGCGTTGCTGCTGGCAGGCACCGGCGCGGCGTGCGCGGACGACAGCGGCTTCGCTTCATCGTTCGAGCGCGGCGAACCCGCGCCTGCGCCGGCCGCGCAGCCTGGCCAGCAGGGCGTGCAGGTCGCTGTCGGCAACGGCCCCGCGCATCCCTACGCGGCCAAGGCCGGCATGGGCTACACCGGGTTGCACGCGTTGCGCTATCGCGCCGCTGCGGCCGGGCGCGCGTCGCTGTTTGCGGTCGATGTGGCGGTGGAGCCGGACACGGTGCTGTCGTGGATGGTGCTGCCGGAGATCGTGGACGGCGACACGGTGGCCTCGACCGGTGTGGCGGTGGATCTGCTGTTCGACGATGGGCGCCGGTTGTCGGAGCTGGGCGTGGAGGATCAGCACGGTGCGCTGGTCAGCGCACAGGGGCAGGCGGCGTCGCAAACGCTGTATCCGCAGCAGTGGGCGCTCAAGCAGGTGCGGCTGGGTGAGGTGGCGGCCCTGCGCGGCAGGCGCATCCGCGCCATCGAGTTGCAGGTGCAGCCTGGCGCCGGCAAGCTGGCATCGGGCTGGATCGACGATGTCGCGCTGCGCCGCGAGGCAGCGCCGCAGGCGGCGCGACGGCCGAGCGACGAGGTGGTGACCACGCGCGGCACGCAGTCGAACGGCACGTTCTCGCGCGGCAACAACCTTCCCGCCACGGCGATGCCGCATGGCTTCAATTTCTGGGTGCCGGCGACCGATGCCGGTTCGCTCGGCTGGCTGTACCGCTGGAACGAGCAGAACGGGGACGACAACCGGCCGCGTCTGCAGGCGCTGTCGATCAGCCACGAGCCCAGTCCGTGGATGGGCGATCGGCAGACCTTCCAGGTGATGCCCTCGTCCACGCGCGGGGTGCCGGAGGCGGACCGCGGCAAGCGCGCGCTGGCGTTCGGCCACGACCACGAAGAGGCGCGCCCGCATCTGTACCGGGTGGACTTCGACAACGGCATCCGTGCCGAACTGGCGCCGAGCGAGCGGGCGGCGATCTTCCGTTTCCGCTTTCCGCGCGGCGGCGACGCCAATCTGCTGTTCGACAACGTCGATGCGCGCGGCGGCCTGACCCTGGACGCGGCGACGCAGACGCTGCGCGGCTATTCCGACACGCGCAGCGGCCTGTCCAACGGCGCCACGCGCCTGTTCGTGTATGCGCGCTTCGACCGTCCGTGGATCGCCAGCGGCAAGATCGCCACGGGACGGCCCACCGGCTATGTGAAGTTCGCGCCGGGCGCCGACCGCGAGGTGGTGATGCGCATCGCCACCTCGCTGATCTCGGTGGAGCAGGCGCAGCGCAATCTGCAGCAGGAGATCGGCGACGCCGGGTTCGACGTGGTGCGGGCGCGCGCGCAGGACGCGTGGGAGGCGGTGCTGGGACGGGTGCAGGTGCAAGGCGCCAGCCACGATCAGCGGGTCACGCTGTACTCCAATCTGTACCGGCTGTTCCTCTATCCGAACATCGCCCACGAGAACGTCGGCGATGCGGCGCATCCGGATTGGCGGCATGCCGACCAGAACACGTGGTCCAAGGACAGCGCCGGCGGCGACGCCGAGCGCAGCTCCGCGCCGGTGGCGCCGGGCAAGGTCTACGTCAACAACGGCTTCTGGGACACCTTCCGCACCAGTTGGCCGGCCTATGCGCTGTTCGCGCCGGAGCAGGCCGGGGCGATGATCGATGGCTTCCTGCAGCAGTACCGCGATGGCGGCTGGGTGGCGCGCTGGTCCTCGCCGGGGTATGCGGACCTGATGGTCGGCACCAGTTCCGACGTGGCCTTCGCCGACGCCTGGCTGAAGGGCGTGCGCGGTTTCGACGCGCACGAGGCCTATGCCGCGGCGCTGCGCAATGCCACGGTGGTGCCGCCGGTGGCGAACGTCGGCCGCAAGGGGCTGGCCCGGTCGATGTACCGCGGCTACGCCGCCAACGACGTGCACGAAGGGCTGTCGTGGACGCTGGAGAGCGCGCTCAACGATTTCGGGCTGGCGCAGATGGCGCAGGCGCTGGCGGCGGAAGACACGGATCCGCAGCGCGCACAGCGCTATCGCGAGGAGGCCGAGTATTTCCAGGCGCGCGCCACCGACTACGTGTCCCTGTTCGATCCCGCCACCGGCTTCTTCCGCGGGCGCACGCCCAGCGGCCAGTGGGGCGTGCCGGCGTCCGGGTTCGATCCGCGCGTGTGGGGCGGCGACTACACCGAGGCCAATGCCTGGACCTTCGCCTTCACCACGCCGCACGACGCCGCCGGCCTGGCCGGGCTGCTGGGCGGCGAAGACGCGTTGGCGACGCGGCTGGACGCCTTCTTCGCCACGCCAGAGACGGCGGACCCGCAGTTCGCCGGCAGCTACGGCGGCGTCATCCACGAGATGACCGAAGCGCGCGACGTGCGCATGGGCATGTACGCGCACAGCAACCAGCCCTCGCACCACATTCCGTGGATGTACGTGGCGGCGGGGCAGCCGTGGAAGACGCAGCGCCTCACCCGCGAGGTGCTGCGCCGGCTGTACCTGGGCAGCGAGATCGGCCAAGGCTATCCTGGCGACGAGGACAACGGCGAGATGTCGGCGTGGTATCTGTTCGCCATGCTCGGGTTGTATCCGCTGCGCATGGGCGCGCCGGAGTACGTGATCGGCTCGCCGGCGTTTCCGCGGGCCGAGGTCGCGCTGGGCGCAGGCCGCAAGCTGGTGGTGATCGCGCGCAACAACAGTGCGCGCAACGTGTACGTGCAGTCGCTCACGCTCAACGGCAAGCCGTGGGACAAGGCCTGGCTGCGCCATCGGGACATCGCCGGCGGCGGCACGCTGGAGTTCGTCATGGGCGACACCCCGTCGCGCTGGGGCAGCGGCGCCGCTGCGCTGCCGCCGTCGCTGACGCCGCCGGGCAGCGCGCCGCGCAGCCTGCAGGACGTGGCGTCGCAGGCGGTGGCAGTGTCGGTGAATGGACAAGCCAAGGCCGCCGCATTGATCGACGACGACGCGACGACGGCGCTGTCGCTGCCGGCCGGCGCCAGCGTCGACCTGCGCTTGGCGACACCGACGCGCGCCACGCACTACACGCTGACCAACGCCGACAGCGCATTGTCCGGCCTGGCCTGGACGCTGGAAGGGCGCAACGGCGACGGCGTCTGGACCATGCTGGACCAGCGGCGCGCGCAGGCGTTCGCCTGGGCGCGGCAATTGCGGCCGTTCCGCATCGCCCGACCCGGCGCCTACGCTGCGTATCGCTTGCGCTTGGAGGCGGGCGAGGGCGTGGCGCTGGCCGAGATCGAACTGTTGCAGCCGGTGGCCCGGCAGGCCGCGCCATGA
- a CDS encoding TonB-dependent receptor: MNRMPHVRHRSTLSVGIAIALCASAASTTAFAQQADSTPAPSGQAELQAKDLDAVTVTGYRYAIEKSLDQKRNANAVVDVITAEDVGKFPDKNVADALQRVPGVVISRDGGEGKNVSVRGLSSELVLTELNGNYIATAESNGDPTRSFNYTLLPANLLGSAELYKTPEARLDEGGIGGTVILHTRRPLELEPNSGFVSVEGTWADTSKKTDGQFSGSYSWHDKDNRFGVFVGYTQQKRTARTLDASTESWQWYGRDEVGPAVDVNGNPSAFNSNWWGGTGFWDQNGNYRTGFMMPTAVSLDVKQEERERKGGQLTFQFKPTDDLTLTANYFRFDLSQNSQTNTVKIPEWNIARYYGDGNWRGGRLLDGLHFDPSGTIVTGADYSLHPGKAYYCSEAQAAAAGLPPGGWGSDDCTVPTPQITGSYNIEKSLSQTVDLGGEWRGETVDVSFKAGRTWAKGGPELQFSLPIKPRLQNPDGSWTNGNFASAWDLTGTPTMTFSPELMQNLRDGILQVDLGSTGSSWTRNTNQQKYAQIDTTWHIDGEVFDSLQFGLKRRDGGIHRNTGNNYWVCPGTDPGDYDNRYWNGRCNAIATQFSPDLLYAMDNFPGGVKASAFPAINFPGYIGYLNNTYGAMQTRSEDNFVYNVDEKIYSTYLQLNFHTERLRGNVGVRVARTGQHADSTDKVTAYNDYFFDGADGNPLACQQGAAMPTGAPADTYCGTEGYWRLSDSEQRNESFVISGLDRNYTDVLPSFNLAYDLTENLLLRAAASKVIARPSYTDIAAPGSLEYYSPEYVADRRLTGGASEQGWYGSGSNKNLEPYKATQFDLGLEWYFQPGSVAGVGLFRKNVENFAVGVISDVSMMVDGQMVTVQNYSTQAGGQDAVSQGVELYAQHTLASGLGVQFNYTYNDASKAAVRLEDGTEVGKTSMPGSAKNQTNLTVFYETDRLLLRASYNRRGELVQGLVNGLNIYEEPYYQIDLNAAYNITPALSLSASVLNLTKQETRQHLGDDTRDRFYTGGYAGRLAYLGLTYKF, from the coding sequence ATGAACCGCATGCCACATGTACGCCACCGCAGCACCTTGTCTGTGGGGATCGCCATCGCCTTGTGCGCGAGCGCCGCCTCCACCACCGCCTTCGCTCAGCAGGCCGACAGCACGCCAGCGCCCTCGGGCCAGGCCGAACTGCAGGCCAAGGACCTGGACGCGGTGACGGTCACCGGCTACCGCTACGCGATCGAGAAGAGCCTGGACCAGAAGCGCAACGCCAATGCCGTGGTGGACGTGATCACCGCCGAGGACGTCGGCAAGTTCCCCGACAAGAACGTGGCCGATGCGCTGCAGCGCGTGCCGGGCGTGGTGATCAGCCGCGACGGCGGCGAGGGCAAGAACGTCAGCGTGCGCGGCCTGTCCTCGGAGCTGGTGCTGACCGAGTTGAACGGCAACTACATCGCCACTGCCGAGTCCAACGGCGACCCCACGCGTTCGTTCAACTACACGCTGCTGCCGGCCAACCTGCTGGGCAGCGCGGAACTGTACAAGACGCCGGAAGCGCGCCTGGACGAAGGCGGCATCGGCGGCACGGTGATCCTGCACACGCGGCGCCCGCTGGAACTGGAGCCCAATTCCGGCTTCGTCTCGGTCGAGGGCACCTGGGCCGATACCAGCAAGAAGACCGATGGCCAGTTCTCCGGTTCGTACTCCTGGCACGACAAGGACAACCGCTTCGGCGTGTTCGTCGGTTATACGCAGCAGAAGCGCACGGCGCGTACCCTGGACGCCAGCACCGAGAGCTGGCAGTGGTACGGCCGCGACGAAGTCGGCCCGGCCGTGGACGTGAACGGCAATCCGTCGGCGTTCAACTCCAACTGGTGGGGCGGCACCGGCTTCTGGGACCAGAACGGCAATTACCGCACAGGCTTCATGATGCCGACCGCGGTCAGCCTGGACGTCAAGCAGGAGGAGCGCGAGCGCAAGGGCGGCCAGCTGACCTTCCAGTTCAAGCCGACCGACGACCTGACCCTGACCGCGAACTACTTCCGCTTCGATCTCTCGCAGAACTCGCAGACCAACACCGTCAAGATTCCCGAGTGGAACATCGCGCGCTACTACGGCGACGGCAACTGGCGCGGCGGTCGCCTGCTCGACGGGCTGCACTTCGATCCCAGCGGCACCATCGTCACCGGCGCCGACTACAGCCTGCATCCGGGCAAGGCGTACTACTGCAGCGAGGCCCAGGCCGCGGCGGCCGGCCTGCCGCCGGGCGGCTGGGGCTCGGACGATTGCACCGTACCCACGCCGCAGATCACGGGCAGCTACAACATCGAAAAATCGTTGTCGCAGACGGTGGACCTGGGCGGCGAGTGGCGTGGCGAGACCGTGGACGTGTCCTTCAAGGCCGGCCGCACCTGGGCCAAGGGTGGGCCGGAGCTGCAGTTCTCGCTGCCGATCAAGCCGCGCCTGCAGAACCCCGACGGCAGCTGGACCAACGGCAACTTCGCCAGCGCCTGGGACCTGACCGGCACCCCGACCATGACGTTCTCGCCGGAACTGATGCAGAACCTGCGCGACGGCATCCTGCAGGTGGATCTGGGTTCGACCGGCTCGTCCTGGACCCGCAACACGAATCAGCAGAAGTACGCGCAGATCGACACCACCTGGCATATCGACGGCGAGGTCTTCGATTCGCTGCAGTTCGGGCTCAAGCGTCGCGACGGCGGCATCCACCGCAACACCGGCAACAACTACTGGGTGTGTCCGGGCACCGACCCGGGCGACTACGACAACCGCTACTGGAACGGGCGCTGCAACGCCATCGCCACGCAGTTCTCGCCGGACCTGCTGTATGCGATGGACAACTTCCCCGGCGGGGTGAAGGCCAGTGCGTTTCCGGCGATCAACTTCCCGGGCTACATCGGCTACTTGAACAACACCTACGGCGCGATGCAGACCCGCAGCGAAGACAACTTCGTCTACAACGTCGACGAGAAGATCTATTCCACCTACCTGCAACTCAACTTCCACACCGAGCGCCTGCGCGGCAACGTGGGCGTGCGGGTGGCGCGCACCGGCCAGCACGCCGATTCCACCGACAAGGTGACCGCCTACAACGACTACTTCTTCGACGGCGCCGACGGCAATCCGCTGGCCTGCCAGCAGGGCGCCGCCATGCCCACCGGCGCCCCGGCCGACACCTACTGCGGCACCGAAGGCTACTGGCGGTTGTCGGACAGCGAGCAACGCAACGAGTCGTTCGTCATCAGCGGCCTGGACCGCAACTACACCGACGTGCTGCCGAGCTTCAACCTGGCCTACGACCTGACCGAGAACCTGCTGTTGCGCGCGGCGGCGTCGAAGGTGATCGCACGCCCCAGCTACACCGACATCGCCGCCCCCGGCAGCCTGGAGTACTACAGCCCCGAGTACGTGGCCGACCGGCGCCTGACCGGCGGTGCCAGCGAGCAGGGCTGGTACGGCTCGGGCAGCAACAAGAACCTGGAGCCCTACAAGGCCACCCAGTTCGACCTGGGGCTGGAGTGGTACTTCCAGCCGGGCTCGGTGGCGGGCGTGGGGCTGTTCCGCAAGAACGTGGAGAACTTCGCCGTCGGCGTGATCAGCGACGTGAGCATGATGGTCGACGGGCAGATGGTCACCGTGCAGAACTACAGCACCCAGGCCGGCGGCCAGGATGCGGTCTCGCAGGGCGTGGAGCTGTACGCGCAGCACACGCTGGCATCCGGCCTCGGGGTGCAGTTCAACTACACCTACAACGATGCCAGCAAGGCGGCGGTGCGGCTGGAGGACGGGACCGAGGTCGGCAAGACCTCCATGCCCGGCAGCGCCAAGAACCAGACCAACCTCACCGTGTTCTACGAGACCGACCGCCTGCTGCTGCGCGCCTCGTACAACCGTCGCGGCGAACTGGTGCAGGGCCTGGTCAACGGGCTGAACATCTACGAGGAACCGTACTACCAGATCGATCTGAACGCGGCCTACAACATCACGCCGGCGCTCAGCCTCTCCGCGTCGGTGCTGAACCTGACCAAGCAGGAGACGCGCCAGCACCTGGGCGATGACACCCGCGATCGTTTCTATACCGGCGGCTACGCCGGCCGGCTGGCGTATCTGGGGCTGACCTACAAGTTCTAG
- a CDS encoding GH92 family glycosyl hydrolase yields MTLPPLPSLLRTLAVSLLLAAPALAAAPRPSAEVNTFIGSKDDGNTFPGASAPFGMIQVSPIGAHYAGWRYDDPQIRGFGHSFLSGAGCWEQGGQVSVLPVTGRIGPGGEFDTADPKAFDHARYGARYQHDGEHGQAGYYKVRLTDYGGIDAEATALTRAAAERYTFATSGEGHVLVNIGQANARHVVTGSTLSVVGDRVVEGKLVTQSFCGGHQYTTWFRLEFDRPFKAFGTWGEAGGVPGSRHGMEGEGKPSGAWLSFDLGKDRAVTAISAISHVDAEGARDNLRREGMANGRLLGFDAMRARAQQAWDRELASVRVHGGSRDDRVVFYTALYHALLQPLTGSDADGRYRGYDDLIHRADGWTYHEYFSLWDTYRSQNQLLALLRPQRAADIARSLLAIDAQGGWLPRWGYANFESNVMTGDPVTPFLVDLWRFGALQGREAEAYAALRRNAFEMPPLNSRHAGRSGNANYLAQSFVQYDRAVPSKGMDVDPHHGGSATLEYALADCALSTMAGALGHAEDAAVLNRRGRNWRTVWDPSARDAETGFSGFPRPRTEDGAWYTPAEGHYDPRSQHGFHEGTAWQYQWLAQQDVPGLVQAMHGPEQAARRLDAFFAYDALLADPAGAARKQWVVGPYSYYSQFRYNPNNEPDLHAPWMYTLIGQPWKTSTVLHAAQTLFTNAPNGVTGNDDLGTMSAWYLFSAMGLYPAVPGTGQFLLHAPRFSRIELDVGPGRTLRIDAPQAGDGALRYIRGVTLDGRAQAPVWLDWAQLRQGGRLRFELSEAPQPQGWGTRPQDLPLSPCAADPAAAGVSWR; encoded by the coding sequence ATGACGCTTCCCCCGCTGCCCTCCCTGCTCCGCACGCTTGCCGTTTCCTTGTTGCTGGCCGCGCCGGCGCTGGCGGCCGCGCCACGGCCCAGCGCCGAGGTCAACACCTTCATCGGCAGCAAGGACGACGGCAACACCTTTCCCGGCGCGTCCGCACCGTTCGGGATGATCCAGGTCAGCCCGATCGGCGCGCACTACGCGGGCTGGCGCTACGACGATCCGCAGATCCGCGGCTTCGGCCATTCCTTCCTCTCCGGTGCCGGCTGTTGGGAACAGGGCGGGCAGGTCTCGGTGCTGCCGGTGACCGGGCGCATCGGCCCGGGCGGCGAGTTCGATACGGCCGACCCGAAGGCGTTCGACCACGCGCGCTACGGTGCGCGCTACCAGCACGACGGCGAGCATGGCCAGGCCGGCTACTACAAGGTGCGGTTGACCGATTACGGCGGCATCGATGCCGAAGCCACCGCGCTGACCCGCGCGGCGGCCGAGCGCTACACCTTTGCGACGTCGGGCGAGGGCCATGTGCTGGTCAACATCGGCCAGGCCAACGCCCGCCATGTCGTCACCGGCAGCACCCTGAGCGTGGTTGGCGACCGCGTGGTGGAAGGCAAGCTGGTGACCCAGAGCTTCTGCGGCGGCCATCAGTACACCACCTGGTTCCGCCTGGAGTTCGATCGTCCGTTCAAGGCCTTCGGCACCTGGGGCGAGGCCGGCGGCGTGCCGGGATCGCGCCATGGCATGGAGGGCGAGGGCAAGCCCAGCGGCGCCTGGCTCAGTTTCGACCTGGGCAAGGACCGCGCGGTCACCGCGATCTCGGCGATCTCGCACGTGGATGCCGAGGGTGCGCGCGACAACCTGCGCCGCGAGGGCATGGCCAACGGCCGGCTGCTCGGCTTCGACGCCATGCGCGCCCGCGCGCAGCAGGCGTGGGATCGGGAGCTTGCCAGCGTGCGCGTGCACGGCGGCAGCCGCGACGACCGCGTGGTGTTCTACACGGCGCTGTACCACGCGCTGCTGCAGCCGCTGACCGGCAGCGATGCCGATGGCCGTTACCGCGGCTACGACGACCTCATCCACCGCGCCGACGGCTGGACCTACCACGAGTATTTCTCGCTGTGGGACACCTACCGCTCGCAGAACCAGTTGCTGGCCCTGCTGCGGCCGCAGCGCGCCGCCGACATCGCGCGTTCGCTCCTGGCGATCGACGCGCAAGGCGGTTGGCTGCCGCGCTGGGGCTATGCCAACTTCGAGAGCAACGTCATGACCGGCGATCCGGTCACGCCGTTCCTGGTCGATCTGTGGCGCTTCGGCGCGCTGCAGGGGCGCGAGGCCGAGGCCTATGCGGCGCTGCGCCGCAACGCCTTCGAGATGCCGCCGTTGAACTCGCGGCACGCCGGCCGGTCCGGCAATGCCAACTACCTCGCGCAGAGTTTCGTGCAGTACGACCGCGCGGTCCCGTCCAAGGGCATGGATGTCGATCCGCACCACGGCGGCTCGGCGACGCTGGAGTACGCGCTGGCCGATTGCGCACTGTCGACGATGGCCGGCGCGCTCGGGCATGCCGAAGATGCTGCGGTGCTGAACCGCCGCGGGCGCAACTGGCGCACCGTGTGGGATCCGTCGGCGCGCGATGCGGAGACCGGCTTCAGCGGCTTCCCGCGGCCGCGCACCGAGGACGGTGCGTGGTACACGCCGGCGGAGGGCCATTACGACCCGCGCTCGCAGCACGGCTTCCATGAAGGCACGGCCTGGCAGTACCAGTGGCTGGCGCAGCAGGACGTGCCGGGCCTGGTGCAGGCGATGCACGGACCGGAGCAGGCCGCGCGGCGCCTGGACGCGTTCTTCGCCTACGACGCGCTGCTGGCCGATCCGGCCGGCGCCGCGCGCAAGCAATGGGTGGTGGGGCCGTACAGCTACTACAGCCAGTTCCGCTACAACCCCAACAACGAACCCGATCTGCACGCGCCGTGGATGTATACGCTGATCGGCCAGCCATGGAAGACCAGCACCGTGCTGCATGCGGCGCAGACGCTGTTCACCAATGCGCCGAACGGCGTCACCGGCAACGACGATCTGGGCACGATGTCGGCGTGGTATCTGTTCAGCGCCATGGGCCTGTATCCGGCGGTGCCCGGCACGGGGCAGTTCCTGCTGCATGCGCCGCGCTTCTCGCGCATCGAGCTGGACGTCGGGCCGGGCCGCACGCTGCGCATCGACGCGCCGCAGGCCGGCGACGGCGCGCTGCGCTACATCCGCGGCGTGACCCTGGACGGCCGCGCGCAGGCGCCGGTCTGGCTGGACTGGGCGCAGCTGCGCCAGGGCGGCCGCTTGCGCTTCGAGCTGAGCGAGGCGCCGCAGCCGCAGGGCTGGGGCACGCGCCCGCAGGACCTGCCGCTGTCGCCCTGCGCCGCCGATCCCGCTGCGGCGGGGGTGAGCTGGCGCTGA